From the genome of Triticum aestivum cultivar Chinese Spring chromosome 1A, IWGSC CS RefSeq v2.1, whole genome shotgun sequence:
AGATGAAGCTCAATACATTCAAGTGGGTCAAATGGGTCATACTTCCAGACATTCTTCATACCCTCCCCTGACTGGAACTGGAGataatgagggggggggggggggggggggggggggggggaaatacCAACAGGTTAGCAATACAAATAGTTGGCTAGATTGCACGTCGACCAAATGCTTATAGTGACATTTAAAGCAAGCAACTATGTTTTATACTCACAATGACATACAACCTCTCCAAGCAAGGGAAGCACTTGAGGAGGTTAACCACTGCGTCcagcttagggctggaagggctgAGAACCAAAACCCTCATGGTGTGCATTTTGGTTGTTAAATTGACAGCAATCATTTTCTGCAGAACAAAGTGCAAATATAAGAACAGTAGCATGCACATAAGAATGTCAAATGCAATTGATGAAAGCTGCTGCTACCTGAAAAACTGAGCTCCCAAGGTGGAATTCATATGTGTCTTCAGACAGCATACCCAATATCTCCAGTTTAGGTGCCGAGATTATCCGTATGCTCGCTGTGCCACCCTTTGGATTTAGTGGTAGTAATCTCTCAAGGCATGGGGCATCCTTGATGACTAACTCTTGCAAAAAGAGACCACCATCCCTTGAGTCAGCGCAAAAGCCTAAACTCTTAAGAGTTTGGGAGATGATGCAGAGGCGACCAGTGCCCATGTTTTCCTTCAGCTCAAGGCTTTCAAAGGCAGTGCAGCCAGAGAGCAAGCTGTGGAGAGGGTCCTCCGAGATGGTGACCTTTCGCAGGGTGAGTTGCTTGAGGCACGAAAACTTCAGGGACAGCTGCACAATTAAGTTGGGGAAATGGCAGCAGTGGAATTTGGCCACGCGGAGCGTGGATGAGAAGCGGTATGTGGACGATTGCAGCAGGTACAACTCCCCCAGGTAGCCATATGAGAACTCGGGGGTGAGCTCCAACTCCTCTAGGTTGTCCAGGGCAGCGGAACTAAGCCAGCCTTCGATCTTATCATAACAGTCTTCTACATAGATACTCCGGGTATAAGAACGAAGCCTGCCTTCGACGTAACAATCCTCGATTGAGAAGCGGCGTGCGGGGCCACGATGCTCAGAGAGGATCTTTGGAACCAAGTTAATGTTCTTGTAGTCCACTACAAGGTTCAGAGGAGCAGAACGCCAGAGCGGACGCCACCGGCGGGAGATGATCTGTGTGCGGGCGCCTTCTTTGATGGGGAGAAGAGAGAGGATGCTGCCGAGGACGGCATCGGGGAGGCGGCTGATGTGATCGGCACTCCCCAAATCAAAATAGCTGATGAGATCAACGCTCCCCTCGTCAACGTCATCGCTGAGATCGACGCTTCCCCCATCAACATTATCAATGAGATCGACGATCCCCACATCAACATCATCTATGGGATCGACGCTCCTCCCATCAACATCATCGCTGAGATCGACGCTCCCCCCATCAACATCATTACTAAGATCGACACTCCCCGCATCAACATCATCGCAGCTGCCACTCCCCGGTGAATCTTGGTCGCAGATAAGGTGGAACTTAAGCTTCTTGGAAGCCTGCATTGCCGCCatcgcagtggcggcggcggccgccgccacctcccctgTAGTCGCCGCCACAGCCGCTGCCTCCTTCGCATTTGACGCAGCAGCCGAAGCTgccaccgccgcctccttcgcAGTCGCCGCTGCCTCCGACGCAGTCAcagccaccacctccgcctccttcgCAGCAGCCGATGCCGCAGCAGACGCGGCCAACGCCGCCTCCTTAGCAGTCACCGCAGCAGctgaggccgccgccgcctccttagCAGTCACGGCCGCCACTGCCACCTCCTTCTCTGCCGCCGATGCCGCGGCAGACGCGGCCAGCGCCGCCTCCTTGGCCACCGCCACATCCATttgttcccccaaaccctaggcgcatgggccctagggggaggcgcccagcccactaaggggatggtccctctccacacacagcccatagggtcctccggggcaggtggaccctcccggtggacccccggaacccctccagtggtcccggtacaataccggtaacccccgaattattccggtgaccgtatgatgacgtcccatatataaatctttaccttcggaccattccggaactccttgtgacgtccgagatctcatccgggactccgaacaacattaggtaaccacgtatatctattccctataaccctagcgtcatcgaaccttaagtgtgtagaccctacgggctcgggagtcatgcagacatggccgagacaactctccggtcaataaccaacagtgggatctggatacccatgttggctcccacatgctccacgatgatctcatcggatgaaccacgatgtcaaggattcaatcaatcccgtatacaattccctttgtccattggtacgatacttgcccgagattcggtcgtcggtatcccgataccttgttcaatctcgttaccggcaagtctctttactcgtttcgtaacacatcatcccgtgattaactccttgatcacattgtgcacattatgatgatgtcctatcgagtgggcccagagatacctctccgttacacggagtgacaaatcccagtctcgattcgtgccaacccaacagacactttcggagatacctatagtgaacctttatagccacccagttactttgtgacgtttggcacacccaaagcacttctacgttatccaggagttgcacaatctcatggtctaaggaagtgatacttgacattagaaaagctttagcaaacgaactacacgatcttgtgctaggattatgattgggtcttgtccatcacatcattctcctaatgatgtgatcccgttatcaacgacatccaatgtccatggttaggaaaccgtaaccatctattgatcaatgagctagtcaactagaggcttactagggacatggtgttgtctatgtatccacacatgtatctgagtttcctatcaatacaattctagcatggataataaacgattatcatgaacaaggaaatataataataaccaatttattattgcctctagggcatatttccaacagtctcccacttgcactagagtcaataatctagttcacatcgccatgtgattaacactcacaggtcacatcgccatgtgaccaacatccaaagagtttactagactcaataatctagttcacatcactatgtgattaacactcaatgagttctgggtttgatcatgttatgcttgtgagagaggttgtagtcaacgggtcttgccatattcagatccctatgtatttcgcaaaactttatgtcatatcgtagatgctgctaccacgttccacttggagctattccaaattgttgctccattatacgtatccggtatctctactcagagctatccggataggtgttaagcttgcatcgacgtaactctttacgtcgaactctttatcacctccataaccgagaaacatttccttattcctctaaggataattttgaccgctatctggtgatccactcctagatcacctttgtatcctcttgccagacatgtggcaaggcacacatcaggtgcggtactcagcatggcataccgtatagagcctatgacaagagcataggggacgaccttcgtccttcctctttcttctgccgtggtcaagctttgagtcttactcaacttcacaccttacaactcaggtaagaaccccttctttgactgatctattttgaactccttcaaaaacatgtcaaggtgtgcgttctttgaaagtaccatcaggcgtcttgatctatctctatagatcttgatgcccaatatgtaagcagctttatccaggtcttcctttgaaaaacactcttcaaacaaccgtttatgctttctagaaattctacattatttcggatcaacaatatgtcatccacatatacttatcagaaatgttgtagtgctcccactcactttcttgtaaatacaagtttctagcaaacattgtataaacctaaaagctttgatcactccatcaaagcatatattccgactccgagatgcttgctctagtccatagaaggattgctggagccagcataccttttagcatccttaggatcgacaaaacctttgattgtatcacatacaacttttcttacgaaaactggtaagaaaacttgttttgacatccatctgtcagatttcataatcgaaaaatacagctaatgctaacatgattccgacggacttaagcatcgctacgggtgagaaattctcatcgtagtcaactccttgaacttgtgaaaagactctttcccacaagtcgagcttcatagacggtaacattaccgcccacgtccgtcttcttcttaaagatccatttatctcaatggcttgccgatcatcgggcaagtccaccaaagtccatactttgttctgatatatggatcctatctcggatttcatggcttctaaccatttgtcggaatacgggcccaccatcgcttctccatagctcgtaggttcattgttgtctaacaacatgatatctaagataggattaccgtaccacttaggagtagtacatatccttgtcgacctacgaggttcgatagcaacttgatccgaagcttcatgatcactatcattaacttcctattcaacagatgtaggcgccacagaaaacatctttctgtgttgcatcactctctggttgaagtaaaggttcgacaacctcatcaagttctatcttcctcccactcaattctttcgagagaaactccttcttgagaaaggacccattcttagcgacaaacaatttgccctcggatctgagatagaaggtataccttactgccacctttgggtatcctatgaagatgtgtttgtctgctttgggttcgagcttcttcgactgaagccttaagcatcacagccccaaatattaagaaacgacaactttggtttcttgccaaaccaatgttcatacgacatcgtctcaacggacttagatggtgtcctatctaaagtgaatgcagctgtctctaacgcacaacctcaaaatgaaaacggtagatcggtaagagacatcatagattgtaccatatctcataaggttcgattacgacgtacggacacaccataacccagtggtgttccaggtggcttcaactgtgaaacaattccacaatgtcttaagtgtttgccaaactcataactcataaAATCCCTTTTTTTATCAGATCGTGGGaacatgatcttcttgttatgatgattcttaacttcactctgaaatcgcttgaacttttcaaacgtttcagacttgtgcttcattaatgaaatatacctatatctacccaaatcgtcagtgaagatgagaaaatagcgatatccactgcacgcttcaattctcattggattacacgtatcagcatgcatgatttccaaaaagtcacttgcccgtttcattgtacctaaaaacggggtcttagtcatcctgcccatgaggcatggctggcatgtgtcaagtgattcaaaatcaagtgactccaaacatccatcgacatggagtttcttcatgcatcttacgccaatatgacctaagcggcagtgccacgagaaagtggtactatcattattaactctacatcttttggcatgaacatgtgtattaccacgaccgagattcaatgaaccattc
Proteins encoded in this window:
- the LOC123161003 gene encoding F-box/FBD/LRR-repeat protein At3g26920-like → MDVAVAKEAALAASAAASAAEKEVAVAAVTAKEAAAASAAAVTAKEAALAASAAASAAAKEAEVVAVTASEAAATAKEAAVAASAAASNAKEAAAVAATTGEVAAAAAATAMAAMQASKKLKFHLICDQDSPGSGSCDDVDAGSVDLSNDVDGGSVDLSDDVDGRSVDPIDDVDVGIVDLIDNVDGGSVDLSDDVDEGSVDLISYFDLGSADHISRLPDAVLGSILSLLPIKEGARTQIISRRWRPLWRSAPLNLVVDYKNINLVPKILSEHRGPARRFSIEDCYVEGRLRSYTRSIYVEDCYDKIEGWLSSAALDNLEELELTPEFSYGYLGELYLLQSSTYRFSSTLRVAKFHCCHFPNLIVQLSLKFSCLKQLTLRKVTISEDPLHSLLSGCTAFESLELKENMGTGRLCIISQTLKSLGFCADSRDGGLFLQELVIKDAPCLERLLPLNPKGGTASIRIISAPKLEILGMLSEDTYEFHLGSSVFQKMIAVNLTTKMHTMRVLVLSPSSPKLDAVVNLLKCFPCLERLYVIFQSGEGMKNVWKYDPFDPLECIELHLKKVVLKNYDGIRDSSINFAKFFVLNAKVLKEMKITLPYHRQHGWVANQSSLLRVRNRASRDARIEMRCGTKDDFTHNKHTHDVLMDDPFDLPYRGCYTCKEKGLGDGVYQI